A genomic window from Thermostichus vulcanus str. 'Rupite' includes:
- a CDS encoding NAD(P)/FAD-dependent oxidoreductase — MATFEEVEEVVPSLDGIPERLSGVGLTVVIGAGPAGLSAAYELNRKGWPVTVLEADPAQVGGLSRTAVYQGYRFDIGGHRFFSKSPEIEALWTEILGAEMQVCQRLSRILYQGVFFDYPIRPFDVFAKLGPIFTTLCLLSYLKARLFPRPKLVSFEDWVIDQFGERLYRTFFKTYTEKVWGIPCSQISADWAAQRIKGLSMASLIRKTLFPKGEGVIKTLIDRFRYPRLGPGQMWERIQTLLAEAGQPVQLDRKVIQIHWDKGGIHRVQARSQQGERFGVMGQHFISTMPLRSLVRSLVPAAPDPVREAAEQLRYRDFLTVVLVVDEPNLFPDNWIYIHDPSVRVGRIQNFKNWSRDMVPNPEVTCLGLEYFCSVADPFWQLSQAELLTLAETELRQLGLLKKAHILDGTVIRAPKAYPVYDHGYQTHIQIIRAFLEEVLPNLQLAGRNGMHRYNNQDHAMMTGLLAARNILAGERRYDLWRVNQDAEYLEEGDPSAALAGGRAVPQVIGQSG; from the coding sequence ATGGCTACCTTTGAAGAAGTTGAAGAAGTTGTCCCATCACTGGACGGGATCCCGGAGCGGCTATCTGGAGTGGGGTTAACTGTGGTGATTGGGGCAGGTCCAGCCGGGTTGAGTGCCGCCTATGAGCTGAATCGCAAGGGGTGGCCAGTGACGGTTTTGGAGGCAGACCCGGCCCAAGTGGGGGGGCTATCTCGCACAGCCGTTTACCAAGGCTATCGCTTTGATATTGGGGGGCACCGCTTCTTTTCCAAATCCCCGGAAATTGAGGCGTTGTGGACGGAGATTCTGGGTGCGGAGATGCAGGTTTGTCAGCGGCTGTCTCGTATCCTTTACCAAGGGGTTTTCTTCGATTATCCGATTCGCCCTTTTGATGTTTTTGCGAAATTGGGACCGATCTTTACAACCTTGTGTTTGCTCAGCTACCTAAAGGCGCGACTGTTTCCAAGACCTAAGCTAGTTTCCTTTGAAGATTGGGTAATCGATCAATTTGGAGAACGGCTGTATCGCACTTTTTTTAAGACCTACACCGAGAAGGTCTGGGGGATCCCTTGTAGCCAGATCAGCGCCGATTGGGCAGCCCAACGGATCAAGGGATTGTCGATGGCCTCTTTGATTCGCAAAACCTTGTTTCCAAAAGGAGAAGGGGTAATTAAAACCCTGATCGACCGCTTTCGCTATCCCCGTTTGGGGCCAGGGCAAATGTGGGAGCGCATTCAAACTCTGTTGGCGGAGGCGGGACAGCCAGTGCAGTTGGATCGCAAGGTGATCCAGATCCATTGGGATAAGGGCGGGATCCATAGGGTGCAGGCCCGCTCCCAACAGGGGGAGCGCTTTGGGGTGATGGGGCAGCATTTTATTTCCACCATGCCTTTGCGCTCTTTGGTACGGTCTTTGGTGCCAGCGGCTCCGGATCCGGTGCGAGAGGCTGCTGAACAGCTCCGCTACCGAGATTTTTTGACGGTGGTTTTGGTGGTGGATGAACCCAATTTATTCCCGGACAATTGGATTTATATTCACGATCCCTCGGTGCGGGTGGGGCGGATCCAAAATTTTAAGAACTGGAGTAGAGATATGGTGCCCAACCCTGAGGTGACTTGCTTGGGTTTGGAGTATTTTTGCTCCGTAGCGGATCCCTTTTGGCAACTCTCTCAAGCCGAGTTGTTAACTCTAGCAGAAACCGAATTGCGTCAGTTGGGCCTCCTGAAGAAAGCCCACATTTTGGATGGCACGGTGATTCGCGCCCCGAAAGCCTATCCGGTTTATGACCATGGTTATCAAACCCATATCCAGATTATTCGTGCCTTTTTGGAAGAGGTCTTGCCCAATTTGCAGCTGGCGGGTCGCAATGGCATGCACCGCTACAATAACCAGGATCACGCCATGATGACGGGCCTGCTGGCTGCACGCAACATTTTGGCCGGAGAACGGCGCTACGACCTCTGGCGGGTGAATCAGGATGCCGAGTATCTGGAGGAAGGGGATCCTTCGGCGGCACTGGCCGGAGGGCGGGCAGTACCGCAGGTGATCGGTCAATCGGGTTAG
- the lpxB gene encoding lipid-A-disaccharide synthase, protein MSHLFICTGEVSGDLQASHLIRELQHQRPHLRITAVGGERMAAAGAHLLHRTTEISSIGVLEALPFIGPALWTEWKIRRFLAQDPPDIAVLVDYIGVNSRVARLLQRRGIPTIYYIAPQEWVWSQDSRLTYQLARQMQLMLAIFPQEARYYQAAGAKVQHVGHPLLDILATVPDRAAARAYLGIPPEQTLVVVVPASRQQELRSVLPILLKSARLLQEHLPQVRFWVPLASPRFAQPIARAARRLGLDLTLLDPQSLPLPSPHKAHHLVLAAADLVLAKSGTVNLETAILGIPQVVIYRLNPITFWIARHWLKVTVPFMSPPNLVQMRPIVPELLQDQAQPERVLELALALLTDPKRQAQLQADYAAMRAALGEPGVLRRAAQAILEVLDDKTGAQPDPQLP, encoded by the coding sequence GTGAGCCACCTGTTCATTTGCACGGGGGAGGTCTCAGGGGATCTGCAGGCCAGCCATCTCATCCGTGAATTGCAGCATCAACGTCCGCACCTGCGCATCACCGCTGTCGGCGGAGAGCGTATGGCCGCAGCCGGTGCCCACCTGTTGCACCGCACCACCGAGATCAGCTCGATTGGAGTTTTGGAAGCCCTCCCCTTCATCGGCCCGGCCCTGTGGACGGAATGGAAAATTCGTCGCTTTCTGGCCCAAGATCCGCCGGATATCGCGGTGCTGGTGGATTATATCGGGGTTAATAGTCGTGTTGCCCGGTTGTTGCAGCGGCGTGGGATCCCGACCATCTACTACATCGCCCCCCAGGAGTGGGTGTGGTCACAGGATAGCCGTCTGACCTACCAACTGGCCCGGCAGATGCAGCTGATGTTGGCGATTTTCCCGCAGGAGGCTCGTTACTACCAAGCAGCAGGGGCCAAGGTTCAGCATGTCGGACATCCGCTACTCGATATTCTGGCGACGGTGCCCGACCGTGCCGCAGCCAGAGCCTATCTAGGGATCCCACCGGAACAAACCCTGGTGGTGGTGGTGCCCGCTTCCCGTCAGCAAGAGCTGCGCTCCGTGCTGCCGATCCTGCTCAAGTCCGCCCGTTTGTTGCAGGAGCACCTGCCACAGGTGCGCTTTTGGGTGCCCTTGGCCTCCCCTCGCTTTGCCCAGCCTATTGCCCGTGCTGCCCGCCGCCTTGGGTTGGATCTCACCCTGCTGGATCCCCAGTCGTTGCCCCTTCCCTCTCCCCATAAGGCCCATCACCTGGTCTTAGCCGCTGCGGATCTGGTTTTGGCCAAATCCGGTACTGTCAACTTGGAAACGGCCATTTTGGGGATCCCACAGGTGGTAATCTATCGCCTCAACCCAATTACCTTCTGGATTGCCCGCCATTGGCTGAAGGTAACTGTGCCCTTCATGTCTCCCCCCAACTTGGTACAAATGCGCCCCATCGTGCCGGAACTGCTCCAGGATCAAGCCCAACCGGAAAGGGTGCTGGAACTAGCCCTAGCCTTGCTCACCGACCCAAAGCGGCAAGCCCAACTGCAAGCCGACTATGCCGCCATGCGAGCGGCTTTGGGAGAGCCGGGGGTACTGCGTCGGGCGGCTCAGGCCATCCTGGAGGTGTTGGATGACAAAACGGGTGCACAGCCGGATCCCCAATTGCCTTAA
- the lpxA gene encoding acyl-ACP--UDP-N-acetylglucosamine O-acyltransferase gives MSSLASAGSTPNSSARIHPTAVIHPKAELHETVQVGPHAVIGEHVRIGAHTVVGANVVIDGWTEIGEGNQIFPGAVLGTEPQDLKYNGAPSQVVIGRGNRIREFVTINRATNEGEATLIGDNNLLMAYAHVAHNCVIENQVVITNAVALAGHIHIESQARIGGMVGIHQFTRVGRLAMVGAMSRIDRDVPPYMLVEGHPARIRGLNLVGLRRAKSMEGSLPVLREAYRWLYRSGLPLEKALQTLRNSVRASGGYSIRSVKGKELVDETGSLNHLLQFLEDSLSQPQRRGPLPALRRQGSSETDALEMDEKDTE, from the coding sequence ATGAGTTCGTTGGCTTCAGCGGGATCCACTCCCAACTCCTCTGCACGGATCCATCCCACGGCGGTGATCCATCCCAAAGCTGAGTTGCACGAAACGGTGCAAGTGGGTCCACACGCGGTAATTGGTGAGCATGTCCGTATTGGCGCCCACACAGTAGTTGGGGCGAATGTGGTCATCGATGGCTGGACGGAAATTGGCGAGGGCAACCAGATCTTTCCAGGAGCCGTGTTGGGAACAGAGCCGCAGGATCTTAAGTACAACGGCGCTCCCTCGCAGGTGGTGATTGGCAGGGGCAATCGCATCCGCGAGTTCGTCACCATCAACCGCGCCACCAATGAGGGGGAAGCCACCCTGATCGGCGACAACAATTTGCTCATGGCCTATGCCCACGTGGCTCACAATTGTGTGATCGAAAATCAGGTGGTAATCACCAACGCCGTCGCCTTGGCCGGACATATCCACATCGAGTCACAGGCCCGTATTGGCGGTATGGTCGGGATCCATCAATTCACCCGTGTCGGGCGCTTGGCCATGGTGGGAGCAATGAGTCGCATCGACCGGGATGTCCCCCCTTACATGTTGGTGGAAGGTCACCCGGCCCGCATTCGCGGCTTAAATTTGGTAGGGTTGCGGCGGGCCAAGTCGATGGAGGGATCCCTGCCGGTACTCCGGGAAGCCTACCGGTGGCTCTACCGTTCTGGCCTGCCTCTGGAAAAAGCCCTGCAAACCCTGCGCAACAGCGTTCGTGCCAGCGGCGGGTATAGCATCCGGTCTGTCAAGGGGAAAGAACTGGTGGATGAGACGGGATCCCTGAACCATTTGCTGCAATTTTTGGAAGACTCCCTTTCCCAGCCGCAGCGACGCGGCCCTTTACCGGCTTTGCGCCGACAAGGCTCTTCAGAAACAGATGCTCTAGAGATGGATGAAAAGGACACCGAGTGA
- the fabZ gene encoding 3-hydroxyacyl-ACP dehydratase FabZ, with translation MPTDVPPTPPLSAEAAAQLAIAPAVFTTDQILEILPHRYPFLLVDRVVEYQPGQRAVGLKNVTFNEPFFQGHFPSRPIMPGVLIVEAMAQVGGIVLTKLPDVAGRLALFAGIDSIRFRRPVLPGDQLLLSADLLTIRQKRIGKMFCRAQVGGQLVTEGELMFSLVD, from the coding sequence ATGCCCACCGACGTCCCTCCCACTCCCCCGCTTTCTGCTGAGGCGGCAGCCCAGTTGGCAATAGCCCCAGCCGTCTTCACCACTGACCAAATTCTGGAGATTCTGCCCCATCGCTATCCTTTTTTGCTGGTGGATCGGGTGGTGGAGTATCAGCCAGGGCAGCGGGCCGTGGGCTTGAAAAATGTCACCTTTAACGAACCCTTCTTTCAAGGCCATTTTCCCAGCCGACCGATTATGCCGGGGGTGTTGATCGTTGAAGCCATGGCCCAGGTGGGGGGAATTGTGCTCACCAAGCTGCCGGATGTGGCGGGGCGGTTGGCACTTTTTGCCGGGATCGATAGCATTCGTTTCCGCCGCCCAGTGCTGCCAGGAGATCAACTGCTGCTCTCTGCTGATTTGCTCACTATTCGCCAGAAGCGGATTGGCAAGATGTTTTGCCGAGCCCAGGTGGGAGGCCAGTTGGTGACGGAGGGAGAACTGATGTTCTCCTTGGTGGATTGA
- the lpxC gene encoding UDP-3-O-acyl-N-acetylglucosamine deacetylase, translating to MRVLQHTLASSISLEGIGLHTGLSVRCTLHPAPVDTGRVFVRVDQPGSPIIPAQLGSLAPAHLSTLLQNTCPEGSEGSQVQTVEHLLAALYTLGIDNCRIEVDGPELPILDGSALPFVEAIAQAGILAQDQPTLLGVIKEPVTVWVGESFVSAVPHPVARFTYGIDFANSPIGQQWLSWTASAADFVESIAPARTFTRQQDVELARQRGLIKGGSLENAIVCTETEWLGPLRYADEPVRHKLIDLLGDLSLLGYRLQGHIVAYKAGHTLHHRLSEQLLQSGSLLIHTQ from the coding sequence ATGAGAGTTCTGCAACACACGCTGGCCAGTTCCATCTCCCTAGAGGGCATTGGCTTGCACACGGGTCTCTCGGTGCGTTGTACCCTGCATCCTGCACCTGTGGATACAGGGCGAGTGTTTGTCCGGGTTGACCAACCGGGATCCCCCATCATCCCGGCCCAGTTGGGATCCCTGGCCCCGGCTCATCTTTCTACCCTGTTGCAAAATACCTGTCCAGAAGGATCTGAAGGATCTCAGGTGCAGACCGTAGAACACCTGTTGGCCGCCCTCTACACCCTGGGCATCGATAATTGCCGTATAGAAGTGGATGGGCCGGAGCTGCCGATCTTGGATGGCTCGGCGTTGCCCTTTGTGGAAGCGATTGCCCAAGCTGGGATCCTGGCGCAGGATCAACCGACGCTGCTGGGGGTGATCAAAGAGCCGGTCACCGTCTGGGTCGGGGAGTCATTTGTCAGCGCCGTCCCCCACCCTGTTGCCCGCTTCACCTATGGCATTGATTTTGCCAACTCGCCGATCGGGCAACAGTGGCTCAGCTGGACAGCCAGTGCAGCGGATTTTGTCGAGAGCATCGCCCCAGCCCGTACCTTTACCCGGCAGCAGGATGTGGAACTGGCACGGCAGCGGGGCTTGATTAAAGGGGGCAGCCTGGAGAATGCCATTGTCTGTACTGAAACGGAGTGGTTGGGGCCGCTGCGCTATGCGGATGAGCCGGTGCGCCATAAACTGATAGATTTACTAGGAGATCTCAGCCTGTTGGGTTATCGATTGCAGGGGCATATTGTCGCCTACAAGGCGGGGCATACCCTGCATCACCGTCTCTCAGAGCAGTTGCTTCAGAGCGGATCCCTGCTGATCCATACGCAGTGA
- a CDS encoding RNA methyltransferase, translating to MQPFSQSGCERLAQVRIVLVQPAGPRNLGSIARVMKNMGLSQWVLVDPQCDPLDTEALTMAVHGADLLYQAQKVQTLPEALQGCVQVLGTTGRIEQYPPEWQIQSPRQAFSSLLAKLESGPAALVFGPEDRGLSNEELALCQYQVQIPTDAVYPSLNLAQAVGICCYELRTLSCERSDFIHPPTPLAPFELVEGFFQHLETLLLQIGYLHPHTARRKMLKFRALFQRAGLTVAEVALLRGILRQLGWVQKTLRPSHRIPPEEEPPKPGS from the coding sequence GTGCAGCCCTTTTCCCAATCTGGCTGTGAGCGACTGGCACAGGTGCGGATTGTGTTGGTGCAACCGGCCGGGCCACGCAATTTGGGCTCGATTGCCCGAGTCATGAAGAATATGGGCCTCAGCCAGTGGGTCTTGGTGGATCCCCAGTGCGATCCGCTGGATACGGAAGCCCTGACCATGGCCGTACACGGGGCGGATCTGCTCTATCAGGCCCAGAAGGTGCAGACTTTGCCGGAAGCCCTACAGGGATGTGTGCAGGTCCTGGGGACAACCGGGCGCATCGAACAGTACCCCCCGGAATGGCAAATCCAATCCCCCCGTCAGGCATTCTCTTCTTTACTGGCCAAGCTAGAAAGTGGCCCTGCTGCTCTAGTGTTTGGCCCCGAAGATCGCGGCTTGAGCAATGAGGAGCTGGCCCTTTGCCAGTATCAAGTGCAAATTCCTACCGATGCAGTCTACCCTTCCCTGAATCTGGCCCAGGCGGTGGGCATTTGTTGTTACGAATTGCGCACCCTCAGTTGTGAACGTTCTGATTTCATTCACCCCCCTACGCCTCTGGCACCCTTTGAGCTGGTGGAAGGGTTTTTTCAGCACCTAGAGACGCTGCTGTTGCAGATTGGTTACTTACACCCCCACACCGCGCGCCGCAAAATGCTCAAGTTTCGTGCCTTGTTTCAGCGGGCAGGACTAACGGTAGCGGAGGTGGCGCTGTTGCGCGGGATCCTGCGGCAGTTGGGTTGGGTTCAGAAAACCCTGCGGCCTTCTCATCGGATTCCACCGGAAGAAGAACCCCCCAAGCCGGGATCTTGA
- a CDS encoding serine hydrolase yields the protein MTRTREVKGRNPLKGSSPDPLRRQRRPLRSAEISSGPTNLNTGSSPVGSLGSSSSPPLRLSRQRAITRLRKRAAQPSRLNRSQLLGSVLLRGLSLSIVLGLMMAGLSQLLQSTPPALPERTLTPTGSTEAGDSLLSPLATDSSAGERIPALQERLAALAAQPGLTAGALFWDVETGNFAGVQPDQAFPAASVIKIPILLAFFQAVETGQVQMDEMLTLREDLKGGGAGVLQTRAIGSQVSALEAATLMGTVSDNFATNLIIDRLGGREALNQKFRQWGLQHTQISWWLPDLEGTNTSSPRDMVWLLSQVEQGRMLNRRNRDRFLDILWRTQRPSYFRPSLGQEVRIAHKTGTLRSVVGDAGIIDLPNGRRYLAAVWVKRETPNDAKAEELIANLSQAAYEYWSVNQDPQ from the coding sequence ATGACGAGGACAAGGGAGGTGAAGGGACGTAACCCCCTCAAAGGTTCATCTCCGGATCCCCTGCGTCGTCAGCGTCGCCCCTTGCGTTCTGCGGAAATCTCCTCTGGTCCAACCAACCTCAACACCGGTTCATCTCCGGTGGGATCCCTAGGGTCGTCTTCGTCGCCACCGCTGCGGCTTTCCCGCCAAAGAGCCATCACTCGCCTGCGCAAACGGGCTGCCCAACCTAGCCGTCTGAACCGCTCTCAACTTTTAGGAAGCGTGTTGCTACGCGGCTTGAGCCTGAGCATTGTTCTGGGGTTGATGATGGCGGGCCTGTCACAATTGCTGCAATCCACCCCCCCCGCCCTGCCGGAGCGAACTCTCACCCCTACTGGCTCTACGGAAGCTGGAGATTCTCTCTTATCCCCTTTGGCGACGGATAGTTCTGCGGGAGAAAGGATCCCGGCTTTGCAGGAGCGTTTGGCGGCTTTGGCTGCTCAGCCAGGGTTGACGGCAGGGGCTTTGTTTTGGGATGTGGAAACCGGAAACTTTGCGGGGGTACAGCCGGATCAGGCTTTCCCTGCCGCCAGCGTGATTAAAATCCCGATTTTGTTGGCCTTTTTCCAAGCCGTAGAAACAGGCCAAGTGCAGATGGATGAGATGCTCACCCTGCGGGAGGATCTCAAGGGAGGTGGAGCCGGTGTATTACAAACCCGGGCCATTGGATCCCAGGTTTCGGCTCTAGAAGCGGCCACCCTGATGGGCACCGTCAGTGACAACTTCGCCACCAACCTGATTATTGACCGCTTAGGTGGACGGGAAGCCCTGAACCAAAAGTTTCGCCAGTGGGGCCTGCAACATACGCAGATCTCTTGGTGGTTGCCGGACTTGGAGGGCACCAATACCAGTAGCCCCCGCGATATGGTTTGGCTTCTCAGCCAAGTGGAACAGGGACGGATGCTGAACCGCCGCAACCGCGATCGCTTCCTAGATATTCTCTGGCGTACCCAGCGGCCCTCCTATTTCCGGCCCAGCCTAGGTCAAGAGGTTCGCATTGCCCACAAAACCGGCACCTTACGCTCTGTGGTGGGAGATGCCGGGATCATCGACCTGCCCAATGGCCGCCGCTACTTGGCAGCTGTATGGGTGAAGCGAGAAACCCCCAACGATGCCAAGGCGGAAGAGTTGATCGCCAATCTATCGCAAGCCGCTTACGAATACTGGTCTGTTAACCAGGATCCTCAGTGA